A stretch of Salvelinus alpinus chromosome 4, SLU_Salpinus.1, whole genome shotgun sequence DNA encodes these proteins:
- the LOC139573937 gene encoding transmembrane protein 222-like, with protein sequence MADEIDIMINYHGGFEKIDRKNSRYPYCIVWTPIPILSWLLPFIGHMGICTSAGVIRDFAGSYLVSEDNMAFGRPTKYWKLDVDKVCGTGSSAWDKAVHDASEEYKCRPHNLCCDNCHSHVALALNLMRYDNRTSWNMVNLCLQSLIHGKHVSCVSFLKTWLPFLMLTGALVTFILTLNLR encoded by the exons ATGGCGGACGAAATAGATATAATGATTAATTATCACGGGGGTTTCGAAAAAATAGACCGGAAAAACAGCCGTTATCCTTATTGTATCGTTTGGACACCTATTCCAATACTGTC GTGGTTGCTTCCCTTCATTGGTCACATGGGGATCTGTACTTCTGCAGGCGTGATAAGAGACTTCGCTGGATCGTActtagtgtct GAAGATAATATGGCCTTTGGAAGACCAACAAA GTACTGGAAGCTTGATGTTGATAAGGTGTGTGGCACTGGCTCATCTGCCTGGGACAAGGCAGTGCACGATGCATCGGAGGAGTACAAATGCAGGCCG CACAACCTCTGCTGTGATAACTGCCACTCCCACGTGGCCCTGGCCCTTAACCTCATGCGTTACGACAACAGAACGTCCTGGAACATGGTCAACCTTTGCCTGCAGTCCCTTATCCATGGCAAGCATGTCAG CTGTGTGTCGTTCCTCAAGACCTGGCTGCCCTTCCTTATGTTGACTGGAGCCCTCGTCACCTTCATCCTAACGCTCAACCTGCGCTGA